Proteins encoded by one window of Myxococcales bacterium:
- a CDS encoding DNA-processing protein DprA: MRTLEPCDPAYPAALRTLPTPRPITLSGALPAGVPVAIVGTRRPTSEARAFAFELAGRVATAGGVVVSGGAVGVDAAAHEGALAAGGATICVVATGSAHVFPPEHRGLYDRIAASPGAMVWPFPTDAVARRPQFLRRNGVLVGLSHAVAVVQAGRGSGALNAAWWARKLGRPLWVVPQAPWSMGGFEGSLQELERGARPLTSTAHFLRSLELLPGATLPLPLGPLPRAVRAGGAAPVTAQEDLAPEHAGLLAHVDARPRHLEELAQAARTSIADATTALLTLTLQNVVEEGPLGFFSRAGK; encoded by the coding sequence ATGCGCACGCTCGAACCCTGCGATCCCGCCTACCCCGCCGCGCTCCGAACCCTCCCCACGCCGCGGCCCATCACCCTCTCCGGCGCCCTCCCCGCCGGCGTACCCGTCGCGATCGTCGGGACGCGTCGGCCGACGTCCGAGGCCAGAGCCTTCGCGTTCGAGCTCGCCGGTCGAGTGGCGACGGCGGGCGGCGTGGTCGTCTCCGGGGGGGCGGTCGGCGTGGACGCGGCGGCCCACGAAGGCGCCCTCGCCGCGGGCGGCGCGACGATCTGCGTCGTCGCGACGGGCTCTGCGCACGTATTCCCGCCGGAGCACCGGGGACTCTACGATCGCATCGCGGCGTCGCCCGGGGCGATGGTCTGGCCGTTCCCGACCGACGCGGTAGCGCGCCGACCCCAGTTCCTGCGCCGGAACGGCGTGCTGGTGGGCCTCTCGCACGCCGTAGCGGTCGTGCAGGCGGGGCGCGGCTCCGGCGCGCTGAACGCGGCGTGGTGGGCCCGGAAGCTGGGGCGCCCGCTGTGGGTCGTCCCGCAGGCGCCTTGGTCGATGGGAGGGTTCGAGGGCTCGCTCCAAGAGCTGGAGCGCGGGGCGCGACCGCTGACCTCGACGGCGCACTTCCTCCGAAGCCTCGAGCTCTTGCCTGGCGCGACGCTGCCTCTGCCGCTCGGGCCGCTCCCGCGCGCGGTGAGGGCCGGCGGCGCGGCGCCAGTGACGGCTCAGGAGGACCTCGCTCCGGAGCACGCGGGCCTGCTCGCGCACGTCGACGCGCGCCCTCGCCATCTGGAAGAGCTCGCCCAGGCCGCTCGGACGTCGATCGCCGACGCCACGACGGCGCTCTTGACGCTCACGTTGCAGAACGTAGTAGAAGAGGGACCCCTTGGATTTTTCAGTCGGGCCGGAAAATGA
- a CDS encoding DUF192 domain-containing protein encodes MIRTVRASRLVRLRGRLRAPIAVFGALGLLACRRSPEELPPPSTVPSSASIPPPVATATPLTSASPAPGTSSAAAPKAPPKVPGCPPDPEGSPMAATFAIVFPEAGGAKVEAELARNEHDVTRGLMYRTEMPADHGMLFQMPRREEQIFWMRNTCLSLDMLFLDDDGTVIGVLERVPILNEAPRTVRKPSRYVLEVNAGWAAAHGVRAGMRAKLPSL; translated from the coding sequence GTGATCCGCACCGTCCGCGCCTCCCGCCTCGTCCGCCTGCGCGGTCGTCTGCGCGCTCCCATCGCGGTCTTCGGCGCGCTCGGGCTGCTCGCTTGTCGACGCTCCCCCGAGGAGCTGCCACCCCCCTCCACGGTCCCGAGCTCCGCGTCGATCCCGCCCCCCGTGGCGACGGCGACTCCTCTCACCTCCGCCTCCCCGGCGCCAGGCACGTCCTCGGCCGCAGCGCCGAAGGCCCCGCCCAAGGTGCCGGGCTGCCCCCCCGATCCCGAGGGATCGCCCATGGCCGCCACGTTCGCGATCGTCTTCCCCGAGGCCGGTGGCGCGAAGGTCGAGGCCGAGCTCGCGCGCAACGAGCACGACGTCACGCGTGGCCTCATGTACCGGACCGAGATGCCCGCCGACCACGGCATGCTCTTCCAGATGCCGCGCCGCGAAGAGCAGATTTTCTGGATGCGGAACACCTGCCTCTCGCTCGACATGCTCTTCCTCGACGACGACGGCACCGTCATCGGCGTCCTCGAGCGCGTACCCATCCTGAACGAGGCGCCGCGCACCGTGCGAAAGCCCTCGCGCTACGTGCTCGAGGTCAACGCCGGGTGGGCCGCGGCCCACGGGGTCCGCGCGGGGATGCGCGCGAAGCTCCCGAGCCTCTGA
- a CDS encoding nuclear transport factor 2 family protein: MSIGSEERGNPSSLRGWLSEVFFPAILASELEPLLLRLGARATLDEPMFGRSSGLADLSAHLERLREKLAETNAKFERYAFVTGIDRDMTEGTLEFDRAELRLALPIAVVAERRRSREVELRVYCRARELPRCTGRAPLSLPPLPAVLPDNVRALLDAFAAGDPVAASALFDPASFTREPTARQREGRANIAAGFVHLLAGGVNFFPTGMGDDGRHCIVEGALLSVHGAEVRPTPSLFVLERSDQGLFRSLRIYDDALFSRE; the protein is encoded by the coding sequence ATGAGCATCGGATCGGAAGAGCGCGGAAACCCTTCAAGCCTTCGCGGCTGGTTGTCCGAGGTGTTCTTCCCCGCCATCCTGGCGAGCGAGCTCGAGCCGCTGCTTCTGCGCCTTGGGGCGCGAGCCACCCTCGACGAGCCCATGTTCGGGCGCAGCTCGGGTCTCGCCGACCTGTCCGCCCACTTGGAGCGGCTCCGCGAGAAGCTCGCCGAAACGAACGCGAAATTCGAGCGCTACGCGTTCGTCACGGGCATCGACCGGGACATGACCGAGGGCACACTCGAGTTCGATCGGGCGGAGCTGCGGCTCGCGCTGCCCATCGCCGTCGTCGCCGAGCGCCGCCGATCGCGCGAGGTGGAGCTGCGGGTGTACTGCCGCGCGCGCGAGCTGCCCCGCTGCACGGGGCGCGCGCCGCTGAGCCTGCCGCCGCTCCCGGCGGTGTTGCCGGACAACGTGCGCGCGCTGCTCGACGCGTTCGCCGCGGGCGATCCCGTCGCCGCCTCGGCGCTCTTCGATCCGGCATCTTTCACGCGCGAACCCACGGCGCGGCAGCGCGAGGGCCGGGCCAACATCGCCGCAGGCTTCGTGCATCTGCTCGCCGGCGGGGTCAATTTTTTCCCCACGGGCATGGGCGACGACGGTCGCCACTGCATCGTCGAGGGCGCGCTGCTCAGCGTGCACGGCGCCGAGGTCCGCCCTACCCCGTCGCTCTTCGTGCTCGAGCGCAGCGATCAGGGGCTGTTCCGCTCGCTGCGCATCTACGACGACGCGCTCTTCTCGCGGGAATAG
- a CDS encoding protein kinase, which produces MTETQRTSPPPPISHGTVINERYEISQSLGKGGMGEVFLAYDRTTHQKVALKIVREEARMPGDDEALRQELLHARSVSNPFVCRVHDLVPSGYGPILVMEHITGKTLHTHIRLKKALGGYTSDEFRRIAHEVSSGVAAIHAQGLVHGDLKPGNVMVTSNPDGSIGKAIVLDFGFAKERARASARRPGAPPDGGTPNYMAPERIRSGGASQEDDLYALGLTLWEMWTCRVPEPGYKPRAKPMRNQIMFDVPSGLSVDEIKQIFRCLSDEPTQRIPARHLRFFNPAALTTSGVQLPRERLDPGPPPGRSAATSFQPGSQSLLTTFATNSPEYVGELIALDKPQISIGRRTDVDIVVPEATVSGHHANLRWSAGSWQIEDQGSTNGTYVEHTYERKKSVNLMHSGEVQFGELRFKLVSFPKDSAAHKRARTYLAKRDGLTGLYATDYLLKAVQEEAQFAEWVEQPLTVARYELRGPTRQVSERPTILEMLALRRAATRVIELTDMLLLSLIAVTGGKTGPLRFAVAMVGPGPHEAKSLVEQVVGQVQGMLPEGLDLHASIARHEPGMNVRALVDPA; this is translated from the coding sequence ATGACCGAAACGCAGCGTACTTCGCCGCCACCCCCGATCTCGCACGGCACCGTCATCAACGAGCGGTACGAGATCTCCCAGAGCCTCGGGAAGGGAGGCATGGGGGAGGTGTTTCTCGCGTACGATCGGACGACCCACCAGAAGGTCGCGCTGAAGATCGTACGCGAGGAGGCACGCATGCCCGGCGACGACGAAGCGCTTCGGCAGGAGCTGCTCCACGCGCGCTCGGTGTCGAACCCCTTCGTGTGCCGCGTCCACGACCTGGTCCCCTCCGGCTATGGGCCCATCCTCGTGATGGAGCACATCACCGGGAAGACGCTCCACACCCATATTCGCCTGAAGAAGGCGCTCGGGGGGTACACCTCGGACGAGTTCCGCCGCATCGCGCACGAGGTCTCGTCGGGCGTCGCCGCGATCCACGCGCAGGGGCTCGTCCACGGCGACCTCAAGCCCGGCAACGTCATGGTCACGTCCAACCCGGACGGCTCCATCGGCAAGGCCATCGTCCTCGACTTCGGCTTCGCGAAAGAGCGCGCCCGCGCGAGCGCGCGTCGACCCGGGGCTCCGCCCGACGGCGGGACGCCCAACTACATGGCGCCCGAGCGCATTCGGTCCGGTGGCGCTTCGCAGGAGGACGACCTCTACGCGCTAGGCCTGACGCTGTGGGAGATGTGGACCTGCCGCGTGCCGGAGCCCGGGTACAAGCCCCGCGCCAAGCCGATGCGCAACCAGATCATGTTCGACGTGCCTTCGGGGCTGTCCGTCGACGAGATCAAGCAGATCTTCCGCTGCCTATCCGACGAGCCCACCCAGCGCATCCCAGCGCGCCACCTCCGGTTCTTCAACCCGGCTGCGCTCACCACGAGCGGCGTGCAGCTCCCACGCGAGCGCCTCGACCCCGGGCCCCCGCCCGGTCGCAGCGCCGCCACGAGCTTCCAGCCCGGGTCCCAGTCCTTGCTCACCACGTTCGCGACGAACTCGCCCGAGTACGTCGGTGAGCTCATCGCCCTCGACAAGCCGCAGATCTCCATCGGGCGTCGCACCGACGTCGACATCGTCGTGCCTGAGGCCACGGTGAGCGGACACCACGCGAACCTCCGGTGGAGCGCGGGGAGCTGGCAAATCGAGGATCAGGGCTCCACGAACGGTACCTACGTAGAGCACACGTACGAGCGCAAGAAGTCGGTCAATCTCATGCACTCGGGCGAGGTGCAGTTCGGCGAGCTGCGCTTCAAGCTCGTGAGCTTCCCGAAGGACTCCGCCGCGCACAAGCGCGCGCGCACCTACCTGGCGAAGCGCGACGGCCTCACCGGGCTCTACGCCACCGACTACCTGCTCAAGGCCGTCCAAGAAGAGGCCCAGTTCGCCGAGTGGGTGGAGCAGCCGCTCACCGTGGCGCGCTACGAGCTGCGCGGGCCGACACGCCAGGTATCGGAGCGGCCGACCATCCTCGAGATGCTCGCGCTGCGCCGCGCGGCGACCCGCGTCATCGAGCTGACCGACATGCTCTTGCTCTCGCTCATCGCCGTCACGGGCGGCAAGACCGGGCCGTTGCGGTTCGCGGTCGCGATGGTCGGGCCCGGCCCACACGAGGCGAAGAGCCTGGTCGAGCAGGTGGTGGGGCAGGTTCAAGGGATGCTCCCCGAGGGGCTCGATCTGCACGCGTCGATCGCGCGCCACGAGCCGGGCATGAACGTGCGCGCGCTCGTCGATCCAGCCTGA
- a CDS encoding peptidylprolyl isomerase gives MRHTAPVLALALALSSALACSKSSPPELTTAHADPAVATAAQSAVVQPSHPGQGGGGVSSATGGDPLAGRFSLADATRDVHGTGALLATIDTSKGALTCKLFEDKAPITVANFVGLATGKRPWKDGDTWVSRPAYDGTTFHRIIKGFMIQGGDAKGNGTGEPGYVIKDELWEGAKHDRAGLLCMANRGPNTNGAQFFITDDRAPHLDVSYTIFGECAPVDTVHAIANVSVIGERPATTVTIKKITIAREKAAAAPAAK, from the coding sequence ATGCGTCACACGGCTCCCGTCCTCGCCCTCGCGCTCGCGCTCTCTTCCGCGCTGGCTTGCAGCAAGAGCTCTCCGCCCGAGCTCACCACCGCGCACGCCGATCCGGCGGTCGCGACCGCGGCCCAGAGCGCCGTGGTTCAGCCCAGCCACCCGGGCCAGGGAGGCGGCGGCGTCTCGTCCGCCACGGGCGGCGATCCCCTCGCTGGGCGCTTCAGCCTCGCAGACGCGACCCGCGACGTCCACGGCACCGGCGCGCTCCTCGCCACCATCGACACCTCGAAGGGCGCGCTCACCTGCAAGCTCTTCGAGGACAAAGCCCCAATCACGGTGGCGAACTTCGTCGGCCTGGCGACGGGCAAGCGCCCGTGGAAGGACGGCGACACGTGGGTCAGTCGCCCCGCGTACGACGGCACCACTTTCCACCGCATCATCAAGGGCTTCATGATCCAGGGCGGCGACGCCAAGGGGAACGGCACGGGCGAGCCGGGCTACGTCATCAAGGACGAGCTCTGGGAGGGCGCGAAGCACGACCGCGCCGGCCTGCTCTGCATGGCGAACCGTGGCCCGAACACGAACGGCGCCCAGTTCTTCATCACCGACGACCGCGCCCCGCACCTCGACGTCAGCTACACGATCTTCGGCGAGTGCGCGCCGGTCGACACGGTGCACGCGATCGCGAACGTGTCGGTCATCGGCGAGCGCCCAGCGACGACGGTCACCATCAAGAAGATCACGATCGCGCGCGAGAAGGCCGCGGCGGCTCCGGCCGCGAAGTAG
- the tadA gene encoding Flp pilus assembly complex ATPase component TadA codes for MFAIIISEKGGPERREAYDKSEINVGRVQGNDLMLPKGNVSKHHARLLFRDGRFIVTDLKSTNGTYVNGKKIAQATVVREGDKIFIGDFVIRLEGAQEAAPPPPPPEASANDDSTLAREAAPAPPPIPMPVVPPAVRPALNGPAVTLKASTHPPGARPVPGRSEASAVQPAEEADDSEIHKPRPGMLGPRQATMPLSPSAPLGAPPGLRSHSGGPPPLPSEIHTPGHSAAPVAGPPALSAPPLQPPPVHVGPPPAQGLGRRNSVPPARPEPQRPPLREPGIRETRDPREAASRPAPAAAIAPAPAPAAAPPPAPAPAAHGSALAVAGDFGKTEALVSLASRVGQVFDLTQLRSPGKVPDAVVKRAEGAVRDAARAMSSDGSLPDAVDAEALSQDLLSELIGLGPVTAMFEDDEVVEIHAQRFDRVLVGRGGRHASADVGFSSEEGLVRIVERLCELSGEPRGADEVIVDRALPNGATVFAVLAPLARSSTLSVRKRRASDASFDSLAREGALSRPMAVYLEALVAGRMNVLVIGAASADAASFLGAFVHASPPNERVAVVEDHEELSAPHACVASFRRSQGAAALAAAARTRPDRLVVSQLGGAALSATFEAMGDGCEAVVAALTASSLRAGLARLAAQLVFQRPGLSLDGARELIAESFDAALELGPSTDGRRRVVRVCEVGVDPAKGFATKDIFVLNEADGTFPPSGVVPKAVAELNARGARIDAAIFRRGK; via the coding sequence ATGTTCGCGATCATCATCAGCGAGAAGGGCGGGCCCGAGCGCCGCGAGGCCTACGACAAGAGCGAGATCAACGTCGGCCGAGTGCAAGGCAACGATCTCATGTTGCCGAAGGGCAACGTCTCGAAGCACCACGCGCGCCTGCTCTTTCGTGACGGTCGGTTCATCGTCACCGACCTGAAGAGCACGAACGGCACCTACGTCAACGGCAAGAAGATCGCCCAGGCGACCGTCGTCCGCGAGGGCGACAAGATCTTCATCGGCGATTTCGTCATCCGGCTCGAGGGTGCGCAGGAGGCGGCGCCGCCGCCGCCGCCGCCCGAGGCGAGCGCAAACGACGACAGCACGCTCGCGCGCGAGGCGGCCCCCGCGCCGCCGCCGATCCCCATGCCCGTGGTGCCCCCGGCGGTCCGACCGGCGCTGAACGGGCCCGCGGTCACGCTGAAGGCGTCGACCCACCCGCCGGGCGCGCGCCCCGTGCCCGGTCGCAGCGAAGCGTCTGCGGTGCAGCCCGCGGAGGAGGCCGACGACAGCGAGATCCACAAGCCTCGCCCCGGCATGCTCGGCCCGCGCCAGGCCACGATGCCCCTCAGCCCGTCTGCGCCGCTTGGCGCCCCGCCCGGGCTTCGCAGCCACTCCGGCGGTCCGCCTCCGCTGCCCTCCGAAATCCACACCCCAGGGCACTCCGCGGCCCCGGTAGCAGGGCCGCCGGCTCTCTCCGCGCCCCCCCTTCAGCCTCCGCCGGTGCACGTGGGGCCGCCGCCCGCGCAAGGGCTTGGGCGGCGCAACTCCGTCCCCCCTGCGCGGCCGGAGCCCCAGCGTCCGCCCCTCCGCGAGCCCGGGATCCGCGAGACCCGAGACCCGCGAGAAGCTGCCTCGCGTCCCGCGCCCGCGGCTGCGATCGCGCCCGCGCCTGCGCCTGCCGCCGCGCCTCCGCCCGCGCCCGCCCCGGCCGCGCACGGCTCCGCCCTGGCCGTCGCGGGCGATTTTGGCAAGACCGAGGCCCTGGTGAGCCTCGCCTCCAGAGTCGGACAAGTCTTCGATCTTACTCAGCTTCGTTCGCCAGGTAAGGTCCCGGATGCCGTCGTCAAGCGCGCTGAGGGCGCGGTCCGCGACGCGGCGCGCGCGATGTCGTCCGACGGCTCGCTCCCCGACGCCGTCGACGCCGAGGCGCTCTCGCAGGACCTCCTGTCGGAGCTCATCGGTCTCGGCCCCGTGACCGCGATGTTCGAGGACGACGAGGTCGTGGAGATCCACGCGCAGCGCTTCGACCGCGTGCTCGTCGGTCGTGGCGGCCGCCACGCAAGCGCGGACGTCGGTTTCTCGTCGGAGGAGGGGCTCGTGCGCATCGTGGAGCGGCTCTGCGAGCTCTCCGGAGAGCCCCGCGGGGCCGACGAGGTGATCGTCGATCGCGCGCTGCCAAACGGCGCGACGGTGTTCGCGGTGCTCGCGCCGCTCGCGCGGAGCTCCACGCTCTCGGTGCGCAAGCGCCGCGCCTCCGACGCCTCGTTCGACTCGCTCGCACGGGAGGGCGCGCTCTCGCGTCCGATGGCCGTCTACCTCGAAGCGCTCGTGGCCGGGCGGATGAACGTGCTCGTCATCGGCGCAGCCTCGGCCGACGCAGCGTCGTTCCTTGGCGCGTTCGTCCACGCGTCGCCGCCCAACGAGCGCGTCGCGGTCGTCGAGGACCACGAGGAGCTCTCCGCGCCGCACGCGTGCGTCGCCTCCTTCCGGAGGAGCCAAGGCGCCGCAGCCCTCGCCGCGGCGGCCCGCACGCGCCCCGATCGTCTCGTGGTGTCGCAGCTCGGCGGCGCCGCGCTCTCGGCCACGTTCGAGGCCATGGGGGACGGCTGCGAGGCCGTCGTCGCAGCGTTGACCGCGAGCTCGCTCCGCGCGGGCCTCGCGCGGCTGGCCGCGCAGCTCGTGTTCCAGCGCCCCGGACTCTCGCTCGATGGAGCCCGCGAGCTCATCGCGGAGTCGTTCGACGCTGCGCTCGAGCTTGGGCCGTCGACCGACGGTCGCCGCCGCGTCGTGCGCGTCTGCGAGGTGGGCGTGGATCCGGCGAAGGGCTTCGCCACCAAGGACATCTTCGTCCTGAACGAGGCCGACGGTACGTTCCCACCCTCCGGGGTCGTCCCGAAGGCCGTCGCCGAGCTGAACGCTCGGGGCGCGCGGATCGACGCGGCCATCTTCCGGCGCGGCAAGTAG
- the topA gene encoding type I DNA topoisomerase: MAKTLVVVESPAKAKTIKKYLGTGYEVLASKGHIKDLPKKLGIDITNGFLETYEIVPGKEKLLAELKGAARDATDILLATDPDREGEAIAWHLAEELTAEPAKAKRVEFHEITKNGVQKGVATPRKLDRALYDAQRARRVLDRIVGYDVSALVWSKLAFGLSAGRVQSVALRLIVDREREIEAFKPVEYWNIGATLAQAGKRPTPFYARLVSKNGERLDVSEGVTAAATKLGLEGASYKVAKVTTAERKRKAPAPYTTSKLQQDAVNRLGFGAKRTMQVAQALYEGIDLGKDVGTVGLITYMRTDSTRVSPDAQAAAREHIEATFGKSHLPATPNTFRSKKNAQDAHEAIRPASLEQPPDAIKKHLKDEQYKLYKLIWERFVASQMSDAVYDQTGVDIEAKAADAKYGLRVSGRVLKFGGWLDVYGTSNQSTQAGEDDEPKAAGEADGRKGPADDDGQLPPLKQNEALTLAPPAVVTEQKFTQPPARYNEGSLVRELEERGIGRPSTYAEIISKVQARDYVEKLDNRSFRPSTLGTYVVDGLVASHLDFMDPAFTSSMEQELDEVEAGTVERTTLLSRFYKRFREQLDAGKKGKRWNPEPTPTGEVCTQCGPTSEDAKLKALAPGEMMKRWSKNGWFLGCSNYPKCKNTRDLGPEGKGAPPPRETGIDCDKCSKPMIIRSGRYGEFLSCTGYPECKNARPVPLGVPCPKCGGDLIEVRSKKKGGKTFFGCSNYASETLKCDFKLWQKPIHEACPACAAPFLVYGGSKAKPMVVCANKECGYKRAVETEPEEAPAESAPPA, from the coding sequence ATGGCGAAGACTCTCGTGGTGGTCGAATCCCCCGCCAAGGCAAAGACCATCAAGAAATACCTGGGCACCGGCTATGAGGTGCTCGCCTCGAAGGGTCACATCAAGGACCTCCCCAAGAAGCTTGGGATCGACATCACGAACGGCTTCCTGGAGACCTACGAGATCGTCCCCGGCAAGGAGAAGCTGCTCGCCGAGCTGAAGGGCGCCGCCCGCGACGCCACCGACATCCTGCTCGCCACCGACCCCGACCGCGAGGGTGAGGCGATCGCCTGGCACCTGGCCGAGGAGCTCACGGCAGAGCCCGCCAAGGCGAAGCGGGTCGAGTTCCACGAGATCACCAAGAACGGGGTCCAGAAGGGCGTGGCCACGCCGCGCAAGCTCGACCGTGCGCTCTACGACGCGCAGCGCGCGCGTCGCGTGCTCGACCGCATCGTGGGCTACGACGTGTCCGCCCTCGTGTGGTCGAAGCTGGCCTTCGGGCTGTCGGCGGGCCGCGTGCAGAGCGTCGCGCTCCGGCTCATCGTCGATCGCGAGCGCGAGATCGAGGCCTTCAAGCCGGTCGAGTACTGGAACATCGGCGCCACTCTGGCCCAGGCGGGCAAGCGCCCCACGCCCTTCTATGCGCGGCTCGTCTCGAAGAACGGCGAGCGCCTCGACGTCAGCGAGGGCGTGACCGCCGCCGCGACCAAGCTGGGGCTGGAGGGAGCCTCGTACAAGGTGGCCAAGGTCACCACAGCGGAGCGCAAGCGAAAGGCGCCCGCGCCGTACACGACCAGCAAGCTGCAGCAAGACGCGGTGAACCGCCTCGGCTTCGGCGCCAAGCGCACCATGCAGGTCGCGCAGGCGCTCTACGAGGGCATCGATCTCGGCAAGGACGTGGGCACAGTGGGCCTCATCACCTACATGCGTACCGACTCGACCCGCGTGTCCCCCGACGCGCAAGCCGCCGCGCGCGAGCACATCGAGGCGACGTTCGGCAAATCGCACCTCCCCGCGACGCCGAACACGTTCCGCTCGAAGAAGAACGCACAGGACGCGCACGAGGCCATCCGGCCCGCTTCGCTCGAGCAGCCGCCGGACGCCATCAAGAAGCACCTGAAAGACGAGCAGTACAAGCTCTACAAGCTCATCTGGGAGAGGTTCGTCGCGAGCCAGATGAGCGACGCGGTCTACGACCAGACCGGCGTCGACATCGAGGCGAAGGCAGCCGACGCGAAGTACGGCCTGCGCGTCAGCGGGCGGGTGCTGAAGTTCGGCGGGTGGCTCGACGTGTATGGCACCTCCAACCAGTCGACCCAGGCTGGCGAAGACGACGAGCCCAAAGCGGCCGGCGAGGCCGACGGGCGCAAGGGCCCCGCCGACGACGACGGGCAGCTCCCGCCGCTCAAGCAGAACGAGGCGCTCACGCTGGCGCCGCCGGCCGTGGTGACCGAGCAGAAGTTCACACAACCGCCGGCCCGCTACAACGAGGGCTCGCTCGTGCGAGAGCTCGAGGAGCGCGGCATCGGGCGGCCGAGCACGTACGCCGAGATCATCAGCAAGGTGCAGGCGCGCGACTACGTGGAGAAGCTCGACAACCGGAGCTTCCGCCCATCGACCTTGGGCACTTACGTGGTCGACGGGCTCGTCGCGAGCCACCTCGACTTCATGGATCCCGCGTTCACCTCGAGCATGGAGCAGGAGCTCGACGAGGTCGAGGCGGGCACGGTGGAGCGCACGACGCTGCTCTCTCGGTTCTACAAGCGCTTCCGCGAACAGCTGGACGCCGGAAAGAAGGGCAAGCGCTGGAACCCGGAGCCCACTCCGACCGGCGAGGTCTGCACGCAGTGCGGACCGACCAGCGAAGACGCCAAGCTGAAGGCGCTCGCGCCCGGCGAAATGATGAAGCGCTGGTCGAAGAACGGCTGGTTCCTCGGCTGCTCGAACTACCCAAAGTGCAAGAACACGCGCGACCTGGGGCCCGAGGGCAAGGGCGCCCCGCCCCCGCGCGAGACCGGGATCGACTGCGACAAGTGCTCGAAGCCGATGATCATTCGGAGCGGGCGCTACGGCGAGTTCCTCTCGTGCACGGGCTACCCCGAGTGCAAGAACGCGCGCCCCGTCCCGCTCGGCGTCCCGTGCCCGAAGTGCGGCGGCGATCTCATCGAGGTGCGCTCGAAGAAGAAGGGCGGCAAGACCTTCTTCGGCTGCAGCAACTACGCGAGCGAGACGCTCAAGTGCGACTTCAAGCTGTGGCAGAAGCCGATCCACGAGGCGTGCCCCGCGTGCGCCGCGCCGTTCCTCGTCTACGGCGGCAGCAAGGCCAAGCCGATGGTCGTGTGCGCGAACAAGGAGTGCGGCTACAAGCGCGCGGTGGAGACCGAGCCCGAGGAGGCCCCCGCGGAGTCCGCCCCGCCGGCCTAG
- a CDS encoding hydroxymethylglutaryl-CoA lyase: MASETVLFASAPDAASIYEVSMRDGLQNEARTLPLGDKLALLDALLGSGLRRVELTSFVSPTWIPQLADADALAQAVGARSIPPGAVLSALCPNARGLARALAVGLREIAVFVSASETHNKKNVNRTIEESLAGFEAVVAPARAAGVAVRAYVSCVWGCPYEGDVDERAAAAIAKRLLALGCYQVSLGDTIGAGTPRQTARIVERFLGELPVDAVALHMHDTRGTALANVLAGLELGVRHFDASVGGLGGCPYAAGAAGNVATEDLVYLLEGMGVRTGLSLPALVEAAQVASRVVGRVLPGKVHRAGPLRREGAPNFAPESAASSSKATP; encoded by the coding sequence ATGGCCAGCGAAACGGTTCTCTTCGCGTCCGCGCCGGACGCGGCCTCGATCTACGAGGTTTCCATGCGCGACGGCCTCCAAAACGAGGCGCGGACCCTCCCGCTCGGCGACAAGCTCGCCCTGCTGGATGCGCTCCTCGGGAGTGGGCTTCGGCGCGTCGAGCTCACGAGCTTCGTCTCGCCCACGTGGATCCCGCAGCTCGCCGACGCCGACGCGCTCGCGCAAGCGGTGGGCGCGCGGTCCATCCCGCCGGGCGCCGTCCTCTCTGCGCTCTGCCCGAACGCCCGCGGCCTCGCGCGCGCCCTCGCCGTGGGCCTGCGCGAGATCGCCGTCTTCGTGAGCGCGAGCGAGACCCACAACAAGAAGAACGTGAACCGCACCATCGAGGAGTCGCTCGCCGGCTTCGAAGCGGTGGTCGCCCCCGCCCGTGCGGCGGGCGTCGCGGTCCGCGCCTACGTGTCGTGCGTTTGGGGTTGTCCGTACGAAGGCGACGTCGACGAGCGCGCCGCGGCGGCCATCGCGAAGCGACTCCTCGCGCTCGGCTGCTACCAGGTGTCGCTCGGCGACACGATCGGCGCCGGCACGCCACGGCAGACCGCGCGCATCGTCGAGAGGTTCCTTGGCGAGTTGCCCGTCGACGCCGTCGCGCTCCACATGCACGACACGCGCGGGACCGCGCTCGCCAACGTGCTCGCGGGGCTGGAGCTCGGCGTGAGGCACTTCGACGCGTCCGTCGGGGGGCTCGGCGGTTGCCCCTACGCCGCCGGAGCCGCGGGCAACGTCGCGACCGAGGACCTCGTGTACCTGCTCGAGGGCATGGGCGTGCGCACCGGGCTCAGCCTGCCCGCGCTCGTGGAAGCGGCGCAGGTCGCCTCGCGTGTGGTCGGCAGGGTGCTGCCGGGAAAGGTGCACCGCGCCGGCCCGCTGCGCCGTGAGGGGGCGCCAAACTTTGCCCCCGAAAGCGCCGCGTCTTCGAGTAAAGCCACGCCGTGA